GGACAGTTTTGGGAGCTTCTCATGCGAGGGAATTGACTCGTAGCCAAAACCATCTGTTGGTTGAAGATATTTTAGACATCAAAATGGCAAATTTGGCACAAGGAAGAGGTAGAGGTGGCATCCGAAATCAATATTTATACTTGCGTTATTTTTATGATACAGGAAATTCTACTTCCAAAATCGTGTATTTTTTAGACCCTTCTTTGGTATTCAGCACCAGTTGGGATGAAGTCAGCATTACATTTGATTCTGAGCCTTTTGAAGAACGTTTTTTCGCATTAAATTTGTGGAGAGGAAGCGATAATTATGTGCAGCAACTCTACCAATATGCACGCTCCAAAATGACCCTTGAATGGCTGCAAACTTCACCCAATAGAAAAAATGGCAATTACGATTGTTTGTCCCAGTTCGATAGTTTGAAGGTATTGAGAGGCATAGAATTATCGTATGTCGATGGCTTCAATCCGACTATATTGGAGAGTAATACGCAGTTATTGAAGGAGTTAATTGAAATGGCTGTACAACACCATTCCGAAGTTGTGTTTTTGATTCCGCCAGCAAGATTCGGTAAATGGAAGGGGCATGAAGAAACCATTTCAATGTTGAAAAACTTGACGGAAAGCCATACAAATGTTGCTTACCATGATTTTTCGGAAGCTTATTTAGACAATTGTTACTACTACGATCACCATCATTTGAATACAGATGGAGTGATTGCTCTTGCCTATGAATTGTTGGGAATTTAATTCTCCCATCCTTCAAAATTCACCTTCAAATTCCCACTCGAACCCACTACAACTTTGATGGCAGTAGGAGTTAAAAAAATCTCTTCAATGTCCATCTTGTTCAATTTGCCTGTTAGTGAAACGCCGTTGTCAAACTTACTGTTGGTCAATTGTTCTTGTACTTGACTCCGCATATCTGCAATGCTTTGCTCTAATGGAAACACAAGATACGGCTGCATCTGTTTGGTAATCTTGGCATTGAAGAGCCAAGCTGCTGTTTTTTGGATCACATTTTTGGTCTCCAAATCAAAGTCCAAATTGTCGAGTGTCACCACTGCTTTTTTGGCATCATACACAGGTGTACCCGTCATATACACATGACCGTCAATGCTTCCTTCCACTTTGGCTTTGATAACCAGCTTTTTGTTTCGCCCCCAAATATCAATATCTTTTACCGTTACCGAACGTTTGCCAGAAGTAAAGGTCTGTCCGACAAGTGTGCGTTTGGCTTCCTCAGCAGCCAATTTGTAGGGAATAGATGCCGCAATATTGACCGAAAAATCATCGGGAATTTTCGCCATCATTTTGAGAGGCGGTAGATTTTTGTCTTTTTTCACCTGCGGTTTTTCGCCCATCGTGACCTCCGAAACCGCCTTGATGCCGACTTTCATCCGAATACTGTCCAAGCTGTTGTTGAAGGGAGTTAGCATAATTTGTTGAGGAACAATAGATAACCACAAATTGTAATAGTCATTCACCAACATTGGTTCTTGCATATTTCCCCACACATCGGTCAGGTATTTTTTGAGATTCAATTCGTCTTTCACATACGCATCAATCTGTCCTCCAATTTTTTCTTT
This window of the Chitinophagales bacterium genome carries:
- a CDS encoding DUF4403 family protein, which encodes MKNRPFSNIALIFTAIIWLTTACSCKSLEPTQPEAKYDDYEAPASIVNLPISISIKDIEKSINAQMTGLMYEDMSFEDNGNDNLMVKVWKKDAIKLRLQGNSIGYSVPLKLWLKKKIEIKQFGLNLSDVKEVEGAIQLNFVSDFQINPDWSIATKTNAEGYKWLETPSIKVVGYSLPVTFIADMLMEQNKEKIGGQIDAYVKDELNLKKYLTDVWGNMQEPMLVNDYYNLWLSIVPQQIMLTPFNNSLDSIRMKVGIKAVSEVTMGEKPQVKKDKNLPPLKMMAKIPDDFSVNIAASIPYKLAAEEAKRTLVGQTFTSGKRSVTVKDIDIWGRNKKLVIKAKVEGSIDGHVYMTGTPVYDAKKAVVTLDNLDFDLETKNVIQKTAAWLFNAKITKQMQPYLVFPLEQSIADMRSQVQEQLTNSKFDNGVSLTGKLNKMDIEEIFLTPTAIKVVVGSSGNLKVNFEGWEN